The genomic segment agaggcggagcgcgatgACGAGGTGCATGAccatcttcgcggcgtccctcatCGTGTTCGAGCTGCTCAGGCACCTGGTGTTCGTCGGGGGTAAATTCTgcggcgagctcccgcgcggggcgcccgtcgccgtgctcctcgcgggAAGCGCGCACGCGTTCAACCGGACGCACTGCGGCCTCGCCAACCGCGTTATCGCGCCGTTCACCAGGCTCGGgcaccccgtcgtcgtcttcgccgcggacgagaacggcgacgacgacgccatggtccccgcgctcgagcgcatcCGGAAAGATTACCCGAACGTCGACTTtgtcgtcgcgcccccggcggcggcgtcgcaaaAAGACCTGCACGATCGGTGCGTCGAGAGCGTGGAACGCAGGTTCAGGCGCATGGGCGTCGGGCCGGGCAGCATCTACGCCGAGTCGCACCAGAcccacgcggtggcgcgcgcgagatggGAAGAGAGAAACCTGGACGATTCGCGTTTGGACGACGATGGCTCGGATCGATCGTCAACGTCGGGTCGAGGCGCGAGACCGAGGCTCCCCggccgagacgcgcgcgccgacgaggacgacgccctcggcgcgcatCGCAGGCGCATCGTGCACTACATGCgcaggctcgcggcgcgtaagcgcgcggacgacgcgcgcttACGGTgggagagcggcgacggtAGTTTTAATTCCGGGGGGAAAACCGGTTCCGGCGTCGGCCAGGGGACTGGGACGGGGATGGATCGCGGATCGCCGTTCGCGTGGATCGTGGTCGCCCGGCccgacgtcgcgttcgccgacgaGATCCCCGCGGACCGCGCCTGCGTCCCCCCGGGCGGAAGGAGGGTGCACGTCCCGTGGTTccacagccgcggcggcgccaacgaTCGATTCGCGATGGCTCCAccggagggcgccgcggagtaCCTCGGCCTCTACGACTCCCTCTGCGACAACCACGCGTTGGCGGCTGGGGAGGATTACGCGGGAATGATCCCGCGTGGCGTGGACTCGTCCGAGAAGGTGCTGCGTTGGCACCTGCGCAGGAGAcacgtcgcgacggatccGTGGTTACTGTTCAATTTCGTGTTTTATCGCGTTCGAAGCGAATCGAATTTCGACGACTGGGATCGATCTCCCGACACCAGGCTCGCCGGGTCGCCGTTCAACCCCAGCCGCGGGCGGTggtccgacgcgagcgccgagctcgggcggTGCCCGGCGATATACGAGCGGTCCACGCGGGGGCACAGGAGGAGCGGAGGCAAGACGACGCAGGAGGGATCGGAGCTGGCGAGACGCGGGGGGGACGAACGCGAGGTTGGAGGTTCGAATCCCgctcggggcgcgggcgggcggaaGGGAGGGAGGTTTGGGTCGGTCGGTGGCACCGGCTGGGTCGGTAA from the Micromonas commoda chromosome 15, complete sequence genome contains:
- a CDS encoding hypothetical protein (May contain a IMPDH domain. IMP dehydrogenase / GMP reductase domain This family is involved in biosynthesis of guanosine nucleotide. Members of this family contain a TIM barrel structure), whose translation is MASSLPSPTGRGGAVVIASEGGSSSSGVGGGGRRGTPDRGGAHGGSLNHSSHALTQTVQKRRSAMTRCMTIFAASLIVFELLRHLVFVGGKFCGELPRGAPVAVLLAGSAHAFNRTHCGLANRVIAPFTRLGHPVVVFAADENGDDDAMVPALERIRKDYPNVDFVVAPPAAASQKDLHDRCVESVERRFRRMGVGPGSIYAESHQTHAVARARWEERNLDDSRLDDDGSDRSSTSGRGARPRLPGRDARADEDDALGAHRRRIVHYMRRLAARKRADDARLRWESGDGSFNSGGKTGSGVGQGTGTGMDRGSPFAWIVVARPDVAFADEIPADRACVPPGGRRVHVPWFHSRGGANDRFAMAPPEGAAEYLGLYDSLCDNHALAAGEDYAGMIPRGVDSSEKVLRWHLRRRHVATDPWLLFNFVFYRVRSESNFDDWDRSPDTRLAGSPFNPSRGRWSDASAELGRCPAIYERSTRGHRRSGGKTTQEGSELARRGGDEREVGGSNPARGAGGRKGGRFGSVGGTGWVGKIVEPGMEDADADADADDEPLGPEDLGMTGAAKGKSKAGHHVTWLIASTSTEAQTLIPEWVLGFCLVFFGLAFTLIASGIVAEGFRHYRAFYANRREERERKRGDGDEV